The following are from one region of the Salvia hispanica cultivar TCC Black 2014 chromosome 1, UniMelb_Shisp_WGS_1.0, whole genome shotgun sequence genome:
- the LOC125213811 gene encoding putative F-box/FBD/LRR-repeat protein At5g62970 produces LTLKEAGVTSVLSRRWCYLWTNVARLDFDVDDKLVSIAADLKLRIPERKKYVNWVNRVMRQHRGPALDLVRICFILDKSLSDVIDNWVEFAIAKRVQRLELDLLGNEEARCWPTYNYSFPYNPDMLAWLKGLKALSLKCVNVSEEALDCFLLRCPELQSFSLHSAEGLRSVKVDGFKLPRLKCLEIKCCQGIETIEISNSNIVSFSYVGHVIDLVLSNVPMLVDVSIMEGHSALQTNVFGQLSCCLDQIEILTLGIHHTKKDAENFSFPALPGLKELILNVGAWDDDSLLEFAYLIKSCPNLKRFAMKLRWMSIVSTLKRTEMRRAPKCAHEHLKLVEIGGYYGRTSDAELAIYFVENAVALQKIVIDPRNQVQHRLPLTDAQIKRHETARKHAREHLKSKIPPQLELIIL; encoded by the exons TTAACGCTCAAGGAAGCCGGTGTTACTAGCGTTTTGTCGAGACGATGGTGCTATTTATGGACTAATGTAGCTAGATTAgactttgatgttgatgacAAACTGGTCAGCATTGCTGCTGATCTCAAACTGAGGATCCCTGAGAGGAAAAAGTACGTTAATTGGGTGAACCGCGTGATGAGGCAACATAGAGGGCCGGCATTGGATCTCGTTAGGATTTGTTTCATTCTGGATAAGAGTTTGAGTGATGTTATTGACAATTGGGTTGAATTCGCTATTGCAAAGAGAGTTCAGAGGCTTGAGTTGGACTTGTTGGGAAACGAGGAGGCTCGTTGTTGGCCCACGTACAACTATTCTTTCCCTTACAATCCCGACATGTTGGCTTGGTTGAAAGGCCTTAAAGCCCTCTCACTTAAATGTGTGAATGTGAGTGAAGAAGCTCTAGATTGTTTCTTGTTGAGGTGTCCAGAGCTGCAGAGTTTTTCCTTACATTCGGCCGAGGGTTTGAGGAGTGTGAAGGTTGATGGCTTCAAGCTTCCGCGGCTTAAGTGCCTCGAGATAAAGTGTTGTCAGGGGATAGAGACGATAGAGATCTCAAACTCGAACATTGTGTCGTTTAGTTATGTGGGTCATGTCATTGATTTAGTTCTCAGCAACGTTCCAATGCTCGTTGATGTCTCGATTATGGAAGGACATTCCGCGCTTCAGACTAATGTGTTTGGACAACTTTCTTGCTGTCTTGATCAGATTGAGATTCTTACATTGGGTATACATCATACTAAA AAGGATGCAGAGAATTTCTCCTTTCCTGCTTTGCCTGGCCTCAAGGAGCTAATTCTAAACGTTGGAGCGTGGGATGACGATAGTCTTCTCGAGTTCGCGTACCTTATAAAGTCATGCCCTAATTTGAAGAGATTTGCAATGAAG TTGAGATGGATGTCAATCGTGTCAACCCTGAAACGAACAGAAATGAGGCGAGCACCCAAATGCGCCCACGAGCACCTAAAACTGGTGGAGATTGGTGGGTACTATGGTCGTACAAGTGATGCTGAACTCGCTATCTACTTCGTTGAAAACGCGGTTGCGCTGCAGAAGATCGTGATCGATCCTCGCAACCAAGTTCAACATAGATTGCCTCTGACGGATGCTCAGATCAAGCGCCACGAAACAGCCCGAAAACATGCCCGGGAGCATCTCAAATCGAAAATACCTCCACAACTCGAATTAATAATCCTTTGA
- the LOC125213102 gene encoding uncharacterized protein LOC125213102: MANGVLDYWYYFFFFLSSSSSSHHHPSFTATAAPPPTPSFSSDLPSSTSSDLLSTLLHRLPPSLSLPTTSTPPSIPLSALSPSTLLPAATQFGFFHLTHLPIPSDLPLSAESAALSLLSLPLPQKHLLFPSNWPLGHEIDDDDDDGSESLCLDPSLSEFRDFAAELERLGVKVLEELASAVGFDNPTRDQLSSLLWISGGARKPGRVYPYAVGLQYQITTRKQTLLTDSGRVTVSGLAGSVLVTLGDIAQVWSNGKLKKVRGRPFPCSFDENPNNDPCINMSLLITLPAESIVRPLLPNLIGGDDDDDDNGEGDATNKKEGEKRLFNSFSLEDYAWRIYHQPLLFKDPLLRYRA; this comes from the exons ATGG CAAACGGAGTCTTAGATTATTggtattactttttcttttttctttcttcatcttcatcatcccACCACCACCCTTCCTTCACCGCCACCGCCGCGCCCCCTCCCACCCCCTCCTTCTCCTCCGACCTCccctcctccacctcctccgACCTCCTCTCCACTCTCCTCCACCGCCTCCCCCCCTCCCTCTCCCTCCCCACCACCTCCACCCCTCCCTCCATCCCCCTCTCCGCCCTCTCCCCCTCCACTCTCCTCCCCGCCGCCACCCAATTCGGCTTCTTCCACCTCACCCACCTCCCCATCCCCTCCGATCTCCCCCTCTCCGCCGAATCCGCCGCCCTCTCCCTCCTCTCCCTCCCCCTCCCCCAAAAGCACCTCCTCTTCCCCTCCAATTGGCCGCTCGGCCACGAAatcgacgacgacgacgacgacggcAGCGAATCCCTCTGCCTCGACCCCTCCCTCTCCGAGTTCCGCGACTTTGCCGCGGAACTAGAGAGACTGGGAGTCAAGGTTCTAGAAGAGCTGGCCTCCGCGGTCGGGTTCGATAACCCGACCCGGGATCAGCTCTCCTCGCTACTCTGGATATCCGGTGGAGCGAGGAAACCGGGTCGGGTCTACCCGTATGCGGTCGGGTTGCAATACCAGATTACGACCCGGAAACAGACTCTGCTGACGGATTCGGGTCGGGTCACGGTTTCCGGGCTGGCGGGTTCTGTTTTAGTCACTCTTGGCGACATTGCTCAG GTTTGGAGCAATGGAAAGCTAAAGAAAGTGAGAGGAAGGCCTTTCCCTTGTTCATTTGATGAGAACCCTAATAATGATCCGTGCATAAACATGTCTTTGCTTATCACCCTTCCCGCGGAGAGCATCGTTCGCCCCCTCCTTCCCAACTTGATCGGTGGtgatgatgacgatgatgacAACGGTGAAGGTGATGCCACAAACAAGAAGGAAGGAGAGAAAAGATTGTTCAACTCATTTAGTTTGGAAGATTATGCATGGAGAATTTATCACCAGCCTCTCCTATTCAAAGACCCCCTTCTTAGATATCGCGCTTGA